The genomic DNA CTGCCGACATATGAAGAAACAGTGCGGGATGTGAGCAGAGGGGTCCAACATGGGACAAGCTACATGACAACGACGTAGGTTGGATGCACTGGGACTTCACTATACAGCGCTGTAGATTCGACATCTGAGattgtattttatatcattataattgacatttcagaaacacaaaccGCCCGGACTTTGTCTGGTATTTCCCCCTGCAGCAGCCTGAACTGTGTGCGAGATATACCGACTAATGGCCAACGATTTTATCGCTCTTTGCTCCATTTGTTCCGAGGCATGCATCAGCCAGTTTCATAATAGGACACGTTTTATTTGCTAATGTTAATAGATCACATATAGTAATGCTTTATAAATCAGTAATAAACCATTAATTAGAACAACTTTGGGGTTGCCAAGTCGTGAATAAAAACCTTTGGCCAGTGTGTGTCATCCTCCAGCACGAcacttgctttgtctttttggatgaaaaacaaaagccattACATAACAACTTATCAACTTGTACCACTGCAGACTGGATGGATTGTTGCAAAAACCCTAATACATAGTAGAACTGCAGACTTGTTAGAAAGTAAAGGATTTATTAATGGATTACCAACATTTATTACCAAGTTGAAATGATAAACTCCAGCCAAAGGCATCTTTCACAACCGAGGATCACCGCAGCAGTCTCTTTATCTCCGAAAGCACTTGTCTTTCTTATCTCGCTGATATTGATGCTGTATCAGTGCGATGACTCTATGAGCCCAAGAGTTTAATGTAAATGCCCGTGGCTGCGTGAGATAATCGAACTCTGTTTAAATATTGAAAGACGATATGCTGCTGCACACCGGTAAAATCATTTCTAcagttaatgtgtgtttgtggtactcGGCAGTGCGTTTAATGCACAGTAATAGACTTCATGGTATCTTGTGTTTCCTGTGGTATCCATAACAGTATCATAACAACTAGCCTGAtattttcactctctcttaAGTGGCCTGCAGGATACTGTAGTTGGTACTGGGATACTGTACATGCGCTTAAAAGAAATGTAGACTTATCCAGAAGGTCGGATCTCTTTACATGtgatttattgttgtgttgttaatttcttcttcattccccagatgtaggcgatgatccgatgatggaaggaaactccgctgatactgacttttcacataatattgtttatttgcatcaaagatcaggatcaacaggcatgcgcatcttgacctgtacagcacccgtagccgaatcagtactgctgcctcgaacactgttcaaactcgtcttttatacatttaggcatacaggggtcctactataacacatgaGTCTATAAACTTATGtttccctagggtccctcagtaccccaaaaccgatgatatacaagttatttggacagcagtctaggggtcaggaaaagagacctctatcgcataactcccacattccaagggagacatccaaacaataatgaatcttatcagtatggggccccaacatctgttagttatttacctggaacattgcatacgtggcaactttgtactgcatatcattttatgaaaagactacttttatgattagtatcaaataatacacatcagttGGTATAAAGGAGTTTATATTTAGAACAAACTTATTTAAACACTCATTTGTCAGATTGCCAGTGgtctgaaacacatttcatataaataaaacttaaCGTCTGGTGGTCGTTCTGAAGTAGTTCACTGTTTCCTTGATATTGTCTCTCATCGCTCCAGGGTCTGATGGGAGTTTGACCATTTGGATCACTCGTCTGAAAGCCTCTTCAACTCCAACTCCCGTCGATGCGGAACAAGGCTGAACGAACCAATCCCGAGCGGAGCAAATCTTTCTCAGGTTGAACCTGTCCTTGATTTCGGTGACAGTCAGAGCGCCGTTCACGTCCTGTTTGTTGGCCAGAAGAATCAGCGGACGGCCCCGCAGCTGCTCGCTCCTCAGGGTGCTCTCCAGCTCCCTCTGCGCCTCCGCCAGACGCCCCCTGTCCGAGCTGTCCACAACAAACACGACAGCTGCTGTGTCCTGGTGGAAACTCGTCCAGTGCTCGCGCATCT from Enoplosus armatus isolate fEnoArm2 chromosome 14, fEnoArm2.hap1, whole genome shotgun sequence includes the following:
- the arl14 gene encoding ADP-ribosylation factor-like protein 14, yielding MGLRGSKPPEAQVLLLGLDNAGKSTLLYKLKHNACVSTVPTIGFNVEMLEARKNRKNIVLTVWDVGGQGKMREHWTSFHQDTAAVVFVVDSSDRGRLAEAQRELESTLRSEQLRGRPLILLANKQDVNGALTVTEIKDRFNLRKICSARDWFVQPCSASTGVGVEEAFRRVIQMVKLPSDPGAMRDNIKETVNYFRTTTRR